In the Campylobacter sp. RM6914 genome, one interval contains:
- a CDS encoding iron chelate uptake ABC transporter family permease subunit, translating into MKALAHKKRILILVLATMIFWAFYLFYDINFKFFEYYMSIRLPKLGAILITAFCIGAATLVFQTIINNTIVTPCLLGMNSLYLVIHTTIVFFLGSTSVFASNKYISFFCDLVLMGTMATIIYSYLFRVTKFNVLYVLLAGTVMATFFLSLQSTMVRIMDPNEYETLLATLVASFSHVNADILGIAFILVVFLTLFYKKELEVLDVIALGKERAINLGVDYDRVISKLLLGVTLFIAIATALVGPISFLGLIIANLARQILKTYKHSYLTLAAALVGMIVLVCGQLIVERIFDLAIPISVFVNIAGGIYFLYLLLANKGNQ; encoded by the coding sequence ATGAAAGCTCTAGCTCATAAAAAACGCATTTTAATTCTTGTCCTGGCTACGATGATCTTTTGGGCATTTTATTTATTTTATGATATAAATTTTAAATTTTTTGAATACTATATGAGTATACGACTGCCAAAATTGGGTGCTATCCTGATTACTGCATTTTGCATAGGTGCAGCAACTCTTGTTTTTCAAACTATCATTAACAACACGATAGTAACACCTTGTCTACTTGGGATGAACTCACTTTATCTTGTCATCCATACCACGATTGTGTTTTTTCTTGGTTCGACAAGCGTCTTTGCAAGTAACAAATACATAAGCTTTTTTTGCGACCTTGTGCTTATGGGCACTATGGCTACGATAATTTATAGCTATTTGTTTCGCGTAACTAAATTTAATGTTTTATACGTTTTACTTGCAGGAACCGTTATGGCGACCTTTTTTCTATCGCTTCAAAGCACGATGGTTCGCATAATGGATCCAAACGAATACGAAACGCTTTTGGCGACCTTGGTTGCTAGTTTTAGCCACGTAAATGCCGACATTTTAGGCATTGCTTTTATTTTGGTTGTTTTTCTAACGCTTTTTTACAAAAAAGAGCTTGAGGTACTTGACGTGATAGCTCTAGGCAAAGAGCGAGCCATAAATTTAGGCGTTGACTACGACCGCGTCATATCAAAATTACTACTTGGCGTTACGCTCTTTATAGCTATAGCTACTGCTCTTGTCGGACCTATATCATTCTTAGGTCTTATAATCGCAAATTTAGCAAGACAAATTTTAAAAACATATAAACACTCCTATCTAACTCTAGCTGCGGCGCTTGTGGGCATGATAGTTTTGGTTTGTGGGCAGTTGATAGTTGAGCGAATTTTTGACCTTGCGATACCGATCTCGGTATTTGTAAATATCGCGGGAGGAATTTATTTCTTATATCTTTTACTGGCAAACAAAGGAAATCAATGA
- a CDS encoding iron ABC transporter ATP-binding protein has translation MKIRNLIKKYGDTSVVDDVSLDIHRGKITSFIGPNGAGKSTIMHMISRLIPSDGGEILLDGKNLSHYKSKELAKHLAILTQSNNLAMKLTVRELVSFGRFPYSGSKLTKQDIDIVDDALLKMQLMEFEDRFLDELSGGQRQRAFIAMIIAQDTEFVLLDEPTNNLDIYHSIQMMKNIKFLSTNLGKTVIIVLHELNLAAFYSDYICAFKDGKLVKHAPTNEIITKENLAEIYNVDFEILDIHGKPLSIYF, from the coding sequence ATGAAAATCAGAAATTTAATCAAAAAATACGGCGATACGAGCGTCGTAGACGATGTTAGCCTTGATATACATCGCGGCAAGATAACATCTTTTATAGGTCCAAATGGTGCCGGTAAATCAACCATAATGCACATGATCTCACGTCTTATACCAAGCGACGGAGGAGAAATTTTACTTGACGGCAAAAATTTAAGTCACTATAAAAGCAAAGAGCTGGCTAAACACTTGGCGATATTAACGCAAAGCAACAATTTAGCGATGAAACTTACAGTTAGAGAGCTTGTGAGCTTCGGGAGATTTCCATATAGTGGCTCAAAACTAACCAAACAAGATATAGATATCGTAGATGACGCACTTTTAAAAATGCAATTAATGGAATTTGAAGATAGGTTTTTAGACGAACTTTCCGGAGGACAGCGCCAACGAGCCTTTATAGCTATGATAATTGCACAAGATACAGAATTTGTCTTGCTTGACGAGCCGACAAACAACCTTGACATCTATCACTCGATCCAGATGATGAAAAATATCAAATTTTTATCTACAAATTTAGGCAAAACAGTGATCATCGTGCTTCACGAGCTAAATTTAGCGGCGTTTTATTCGGATTATATCTGCGCTTTTAAAGACGGCAAGCTGGTCAAACATGCCCCGACAAATGAGATCATCACAAAAGAGAATTTGGCTGAAATTTATAACGTGGACTTTGAAATTTTAGACATCCACGGCAAACCGTTATCGATTTATTTTTAA
- a CDS encoding siderophore ABC transporter substrate-binding protein: protein MRKFLLSFAIIGAITALFSADLVEINTLNAKKQSINIKVPLKPKRVAVIDLATLDTIDALGFGKNVVAMPKAQKIDYLSRYTNDKNIINIGTAKEINMEKLMSAQPDIIFIGGRLQPKFDELSKIAPVVFLEINYEKGSFESIKNNISTIAKIFDADEKAKEKILEYEARLNKIKELANGKNAIIGLVTSSSFHTLGNSKRCSLITTDGGFTNLANDISSTHGNESSFELLVKLNPQYLFVLDRDSAISKPGAKVAQEVMDNELVRKTKAFNNGKIFYLSPAPWYLSEGGIRATDIMLSDIEKALK, encoded by the coding sequence ATGAGAAAATTTTTACTTAGTTTCGCCATTATCGGCGCTATAACAGCACTTTTTAGTGCGGATTTAGTGGAAATAAATACACTAAATGCAAAAAAGCAAAGCATAAACATAAAAGTTCCGTTAAAACCAAAACGCGTAGCAGTAATTGATCTTGCTACGCTTGATACGATCGATGCGCTCGGTTTTGGCAAAAATGTCGTTGCAATGCCAAAAGCACAAAAGATAGATTATCTATCGCGATACACAAACGATAAAAATATCATAAACATCGGCACAGCAAAAGAGATAAATATGGAAAAGCTGATGTCCGCACAGCCAGATATTATATTTATAGGTGGCAGACTACAGCCAAAATTTGACGAGCTTTCTAAGATCGCACCGGTGGTATTTTTGGAGATAAATTACGAAAAAGGTAGCTTTGAGAGCATAAAAAACAACATTTCTACGATAGCTAAAATTTTTGATGCAGATGAAAAAGCAAAAGAGAAAATTTTAGAATACGAAGCTAGACTAAATAAGATCAAAGAGCTTGCAAATGGCAAAAATGCCATCATCGGGCTGGTTACAAGCTCAAGCTTTCATACCTTAGGCAACTCGAAACGTTGCTCACTTATCACAACGGATGGAGGATTTACAAATTTGGCAAATGATATTAGTTCAACTCACGGCAACGAGTCCTCTTTTGAGCTTTTAGTAAAGCTTAACCCGCAATATCTTTTCGTGCTCGATAGAGATAGTGCCATATCAAAACCGGGCGCAAAAGTCGCTCAAGAGGTTATGGATAATGAACTTGTAAGAAAAACAAAGGCATTTAATAACGGTAAAATTTTCTATCTTTCGCCTGCACCTTGGTATCTTAGCGAGGGCGGCATAAGAGCCACTGATATCATGCTAAGCGATATCGAAAAAGCATTAAAATAA
- a CDS encoding undecaprenyl-diphosphate phosphatase, whose amino-acid sequence MDIVQIVILSLVQGISEFLPISSSAHLVLVPKLFGWQDQGLAFDVAVHVGTLVAILFYFKDRIFKLLSDFLSSIRQRKMVGESMLVYAVGFATIPAGIFGLACGDLIEQYARSGFVIATTTIIFGIMLYLADKSPGLKSEANITIKIALIIGVAQALALIPGVSRSGITITAALFLGFNRITSANFSFLMSIPIILLAGGLETIKLIKSNTTYEWTDLGLAFVLSAVSAYICVKLFMGLISRASMVPFVVYRLMLGVFLFYVFI is encoded by the coding sequence ATGGACATTGTTCAGATCGTAATCCTTTCGCTTGTGCAGGGCATAAGCGAATTTTTGCCTATATCAAGCTCCGCTCATCTTGTGCTTGTGCCAAAACTATTTGGCTGGCAAGATCAGGGCTTGGCTTTTGACGTTGCTGTGCATGTAGGCACGCTTGTGGCTATACTTTTTTATTTTAAAGATAGAATTTTTAAGCTTTTGAGCGACTTTTTATCATCTATAAGACAGCGCAAAATGGTTGGCGAAAGCATGCTTGTGTATGCGGTAGGTTTTGCGACCATACCTGCTGGAATTTTTGGTCTTGCATGTGGGGACTTGATAGAGCAATACGCAAGAAGCGGTTTTGTTATAGCCACTACGACTATTATTTTTGGTATCATGCTCTATCTTGCCGATAAATCGCCCGGGCTTAAAAGCGAAGCAAATATCACGATAAAAATCGCGCTTATCATAGGTGTAGCTCAAGCTTTAGCTTTAATCCCGGGTGTTTCTCGCTCGGGTATTACCATAACGGCTGCTTTGTTTTTAGGTTTTAATAGAATCACAAGTGCAAATTTTTCGTTTTTGATGTCAATTCCTATCATACTTCTTGCGGGAGGACTTGAAACGATAAAACTTATTAAATCAAATACAACTTACGAGTGGACAGATCTTGGCCTGGCCTTTGTTTTAAGTGCCGTTAGTGCGTATATCTGCGTGAAGTTATTTATGGGGCTTATCTCTCGTGCAAGCATGGTGCCGTTTGTGGTGTATCGCTTGATGTTGGGTGTGTTTTTGTTTTATGTTTTTATATAA
- the tkt gene encoding transketolase produces the protein MLQKQADTIRFLCADMVQAANSGHPGAPMGLADIMSVLSKHLKHNPKDPTWLNRDRLVFSGGHASSLVYSFLYLSGYDVSLEDLKNFRQLGSQTAGHPEIHTPGVEVATGPLGQGVANAVGFAMAAKYAANVLNTPQNEIINHKVYCLCGDGDLEEGISYEACALAGRLCLDNLVIIYDSNSITIEGDTAIAWNEDVKVRFEAQGFEVARINGHDYDEIEFALSEAQNKDKPYLIIANTRIAKGAGELEGSHHSHGAPLGEEIIKSAKIAAGFNPELKFHVDEDVLLRFRGAVEKGDLAQAEWNKQLLSLDDDKAKILNELLKPDFSTINYPDFSGKKMATRDSNGQILNAIANSIAGFIGGSADLAPSNKTELKGMGDFPYGKNIHFGIREHSMAAINNAFARYGLFLPFSATFFIFSDYLKPSARLAALMSLKHYFVFTHDSIGVGEDGPTHQPIEQLSQFRAMPNFYTFRPADGVENVACWKTALNLNAPSAFVLSRQALVALEKSVYGEVKNGAYLLKNSQDPKITFIASGSEVGLCLKAAEDLCAQGIGVNVVSAPCFDLLCEQPREYINKILDQNTTVIAVEASSGLEWYKFADHVYGMKSFGASGKAEALFEHFGFTPEKLTDFVKDVLN, from the coding sequence ATGTTACAAAAACAAGCTGATACGATAAGATTTTTATGTGCCGATATGGTTCAAGCGGCAAACAGCGGACACCCAGGCGCGCCTATGGGGCTTGCTGATATTATGAGCGTGCTTTCAAAACATCTAAAGCACAACCCAAAAGATCCAACTTGGCTAAACCGCGATAGATTGGTCTTTAGCGGCGGGCATGCAAGCAGTTTGGTTTATAGCTTTTTATATCTTAGCGGATATGATGTTAGCCTAGAAGATCTTAAGAATTTCCGCCAATTGGGCTCACAAACGGCAGGACACCCTGAAATTCATACTCCGGGTGTTGAAGTGGCAACAGGTCCTCTTGGTCAAGGTGTGGCAAATGCCGTAGGTTTTGCAATGGCTGCTAAATACGCTGCAAACGTGTTAAATACGCCCCAAAATGAGATAATCAACCATAAAGTCTACTGTCTTTGCGGGGATGGCGACTTAGAAGAAGGTATAAGCTATGAGGCATGTGCGCTAGCCGGCAGACTTTGTCTTGATAACCTAGTAATAATATATGACTCAAATTCAATAACTATCGAAGGCGATACCGCTATAGCATGGAACGAGGATGTAAAAGTTCGTTTTGAAGCACAAGGCTTTGAAGTAGCGCGTATTAACGGGCATGATTACGACGAGATCGAATTTGCGCTTAGTGAAGCTCAAAACAAAGACAAGCCGTATCTTATCATCGCAAATACTCGCATAGCAAAAGGAGCCGGTGAACTCGAAGGAAGCCACCATAGCCACGGCGCTCCACTTGGCGAAGAGATAATCAAATCCGCAAAAATTGCCGCAGGATTTAATCCTGAACTTAAATTTCACGTTGATGAAGATGTACTTTTGAGATTTAGAGGGGCTGTTGAAAAGGGCGATTTAGCGCAAGCTGAGTGGAACAAGCAGCTTTTAAGCCTCGATGACGATAAGGCTAAAATTTTAAATGAACTTTTAAAGCCTGATTTTAGTACTATTAATTACCCTGATTTTAGTGGTAAAAAAATGGCGACAAGAGATAGTAACGGTCAAATTTTAAATGCTATTGCAAATTCCATTGCGGGGTTTATTGGTGGTAGCGCCGACCTTGCTCCGTCAAACAAAACTGAATTAAAAGGCATGGGGGATTTCCCATACGGTAAAAATATCCATTTTGGTATCCGTGAGCACTCGATGGCGGCGATAAATAACGCATTTGCAAGATATGGTCTTTTCTTGCCTTTTAGTGCGACATTTTTTATATTTAGCGACTACCTAAAGCCGAGCGCAAGACTTGCTGCACTTATGAGTCTAAAGCATTATTTTGTATTTACGCATGACAGTATCGGCGTTGGTGAAGATGGACCTACACATCAGCCTATAGAACAGCTTAGCCAGTTTAGAGCTATGCCGAATTTTTATACATTTCGTCCTGCCGACGGCGTTGAAAACGTGGCTTGCTGGAAAACAGCTTTAAATTTAAATGCCCCAAGTGCATTTGTCTTATCTCGTCAAGCTCTTGTGGCGCTTGAAAAAAGTGTGTATGGCGAAGTAAAAAATGGCGCTTACCTACTTAAGAACTCACAAGACCCAAAGATCACGTTTATTGCAAGCGGTAGTGAGGTAGGACTTTGTTTAAAAGCTGCCGAAGATTTATGTGCGCAAGGCATCGGGGTAAATGTTGTTTCAGCTCCTTGTTTTGACCTGCTTTGCGAACAACCTCGCGAATACATAAATAAAATTTTAGATCAAAATACAACCGTTATAGCCGTTGAAGCTTCAAGCGGTCTTGAGTGGTATAAATTTGCCGATCATGTTTACGGCATGAAGAGCTTTGGCGCTTCAGGTAAGGCAGAAGCCTTGTTTGAGCATTTTGGATTTACACCGGAGAAGCTTACTGACTTTGTAAAAGATGTGTTGAATTAA
- a CDS encoding polyprenyl synthetase family protein encodes MSLLDDFINFLNENLPKAPSFHPYYEEALAQMLKAGGKHFRAQLLLGTVNALRPELTQEAMRVALGLEMMHTYSLIHDDLPSMDNAALRRGKPTLHIMYDEVTAILAGDALNTHAFYEISRSNLSPEVRIKCVEILSQNAGANGMVLGQALDCFYENTDKKDIVAAKQRLGLTDKKLSLDELKFLHIHKTAKLIAASLKMAAVIAELSETECEKIYNIGLDLGLAFQIQDDIIDVISDENEAGKPVNNDTDKNSFTNLLGVKGAIESKNELIRRVEEDLRSLKAGIKDVIENLINKHLKG; translated from the coding sequence GTGAGTTTGCTTGATGATTTTATAAATTTTTTAAATGAAAATTTGCCAAAAGCCCCTAGCTTTCATCCTTATTATGAAGAGGCTTTAGCGCAGATGCTAAAGGCTGGCGGTAAGCATTTTAGGGCACAGCTGCTTTTGGGCACGGTTAATGCTTTGCGTCCGGAGCTAACACAAGAGGCTATGAGGGTTGCTTTAGGGCTTGAGATGATGCATACGTATTCGCTCATACACGACGATCTGCCGTCTATGGACAATGCCGCTTTAAGACGCGGAAAACCTACCCTTCACATAATGTATGACGAAGTTACGGCGATACTTGCCGGAGATGCGTTAAATACGCACGCTTTCTATGAAATTTCACGTTCAAATTTAAGTCCCGAAGTTAGGATAAAATGTGTTGAAATTTTAAGTCAAAATGCCGGAGCTAACGGCATGGTGCTTGGTCAGGCGTTGGATTGTTTTTATGAAAATACCGACAAGAAGGACATAGTAGCTGCAAAACAAAGACTAGGTCTAACGGATAAAAAACTAAGTCTTGACGAACTAAAATTTCTTCACATACACAAGACCGCAAAGCTTATCGCCGCTAGCTTAAAAATGGCTGCAGTTATAGCAGAGCTAAGTGAGACTGAATGCGAAAAAATTTATAATATCGGGCTTGATTTGGGACTTGCATTTCAGATACAAGATGACATCATAGATGTGATAAGCGATGAGAATGAAGCAGGCAAGCCTGTAAACAATGATACGGATAAAAATTCATTTACAAATTTGCTCGGTGTCAAGGGCGCTATAGAGAGTAAAAATGAGCTAATACGGCGGGTTGAAGAGGACTTGCGGTCACTTAAAGCAGGCATAAAAGACGTGATAGAAAATTTGATAAACAAGCATTTGAAAGGTTAA
- a CDS encoding DUF7488 domain-containing protein: MKTFILFFVLSIVAFADPRPTQEDFNACYEKNKDSIVSVNKHFGVAITKDLIAVPKNGEAPINNYVKFDPYLQLYLVRSDKTLSPASMADETNDERVKKSTWIGVLSDNNNSKMGHIKALGVNLGDFDTMSFEHNATDELNTACCKMLGITVGADKFIPNRYLKHFAAYDDVYYGDIGATFEPRDGKFYVQKVDPIGRAKALMVNDELVSINGVSPKSLREVNEMILFAPKGSKLNIVVKREGAQYFFEVPVSGNLKFSQSLEALIPDSQKLKNLNAMPENIELYGDDKILTDYGIRVNANLVVTHVTPDSNAQIFGIKVKDRILQVDKDMVKNRGELLQKIGEKQNFLLLFTRDDFEFFARVPK; the protein is encoded by the coding sequence TTGAAAACATTTATTTTATTTTTTGTATTATCTATCGTAGCCTTTGCCGATCCTCGTCCTACTCAAGAGGACTTTAACGCTTGTTATGAAAAAAACAAAGACTCGATAGTCTCTGTGAATAAACACTTTGGTGTAGCTATCACGAAAGATCTTATCGCTGTTCCTAAAAATGGCGAGGCTCCGATAAACAACTATGTGAAATTTGACCCTTATTTACAGCTTTATCTTGTTCGCTCGGACAAGACTTTATCTCCTGCGAGTATGGCTGATGAAACAAATGATGAGCGCGTTAAGAAAAGCACATGGATAGGAGTTTTAAGCGATAACAACAACAGCAAAATGGGACACATCAAGGCTCTTGGTGTAAATTTGGGAGATTTTGATACGATGAGTTTTGAGCATAATGCCACAGATGAGCTAAATACTGCTTGCTGCAAGATGCTTGGTATAACGGTTGGTGCCGACAAATTTATACCAAACAGGTATTTAAAGCATTTCGCTGCATATGATGATGTATATTATGGTGATATCGGGGCGACTTTTGAGCCAAGAGATGGTAAATTTTACGTGCAAAAGGTTGATCCTATCGGTCGCGCAAAGGCACTCATGGTAAATGATGAGCTCGTGAGTATAAACGGAGTTAGTCCCAAAAGTCTAAGAGAAGTAAATGAAATGATACTTTTTGCGCCAAAAGGCTCAAAACTAAATATCGTAGTAAAACGCGAAGGCGCTCAGTATTTTTTTGAAGTTCCTGTTTCTGGTAATTTAAAATTTAGTCAAAGTTTAGAGGCTCTTATCCCAGATAGTCAAAAATTAAAAAATTTAAACGCCATGCCTGAAAATATAGAGCTTTATGGTGATGATAAAATTTTAACCGACTATGGCATAAGGGTTAATGCAAATTTGGTTGTAACACACGTTACTCCAGACTCAAACGCCCAAATTTTTGGCATAAAAGTAAAAGATAGAATTCTTCAAGTAGATAAAGATATGGTGAAAAATAGAGGCGAATTACTACAAAAAATAGGAGAAAAACAAAACTTTCTTCTGCTTTTTACAAGAGATGACTTTGAATTTTTTGCGAGAGTGCCAAAGTGA
- a CDS encoding YbaB/EbfC family nucleoid-associated protein, with amino-acid sequence MFEGLDFSKMGAMLEEVQKKAKEFEDESSAREFGAKSGGGLVSVKANGKGEILDISIDDSLLEDKESLQILLISAINDVIKMTEDDKKAMAGRMLGGLGGLKL; translated from the coding sequence ATGTTTGAGGGTCTTGATTTTTCAAAAATGGGTGCGATGCTTGAAGAAGTTCAGAAAAAGGCAAAAGAATTTGAAGACGAGAGCAGCGCACGTGAATTTGGAGCAAAGAGTGGCGGTGGGCTTGTAAGTGTAAAAGCAAACGGCAAAGGCGAAATTTTAGATATTAGTATTGATGATAGTTTGCTTGAGGATAAAGAGAGCTTGCAAATTTTACTCATAAGTGCCATAAACGACGTCATAAAAATGACAGAAGACGATAAAAAGGCGATGGCTGGCAGGATGCTTGGCGGTCTAGGCGGACTTAAGCTATAA
- the panD gene encoding aspartate 1-decarboxylase, translated as MRIEVMSSKIHRATVTDANLNYVGSITIDDKLIEAANLCEFQKVEILNVNNGERFSTYVIAGGKDGEICLNGAAARKVCVGDTVIIVAYASIKAKKAKDFKPTIVHVNAKNEIV; from the coding sequence TTGAGAATAGAAGTAATGTCTAGTAAAATACACCGCGCTACTGTTACCGACGCAAATTTAAATTATGTCGGTTCGATAACTATAGATGATAAGCTTATAGAGGCTGCAAATTTGTGTGAGTTCCAAAAGGTTGAAATTTTAAACGTAAATAACGGCGAGCGCTTTAGCACATATGTGATAGCAGGCGGCAAGGATGGAGAGATATGCCTAAATGGTGCAGCAGCCCGCAAAGTTTGTGTTGGGGATACTGTTATCATCGTAGCTTACGCTAGCATAAAGGCTAAAAAGGCTAAGGATTTTAAACCAACCATTGTTCATGTCAATGCTAAAAACGAGATAGTTTAG
- a CDS encoding UDP-N-acetylmuramoyl-L-alanyl-D-glutamate--2,6-diaminopimelate ligase, giving the protein MKISLANSYVTDNSNECESGCFFVLTKSNAKFKESAQSNGAKIISVDECKKLLGIDENIKIIGITGTNGKTTTAWAIYETLMQLGYKSALSGTCGAFLHSKRIDAKSLTTSPVLQTLEYLKQANEFGCKYFVMEVSSHAIDQDRVEGLKFALKIFTNLTQDHLDYHKSMQEYAKVKSKFLSDDSLKLINIDDEGGIEFNPINSYTYSLKKDSDFASLKYDLKDGIKALMKTPKGEFELASSLQGEFNLYNLTAAIGAILLLEDVKIPSLKEAIYKFKGVAGRMEVVSQKPLVIVDFAHTPDGMQKVLNALRHLNLIVIFGAGGDRDRTKRPKMGKIAQQYAKISIVTSDNPRSEEPETIIDEICAGMNMNNTVILESDRKKAIKLGLDLLDKDDTLVILGKGDEDYQEINGVKHHFSDKETVLELLKI; this is encoded by the coding sequence ATGAAAATTTCTCTAGCAAATAGCTATGTAACCGATAATTCAAACGAGTGCGAGAGTGGTTGTTTTTTTGTGCTTACAAAATCAAATGCTAAATTTAAAGAGAGCGCTCAAAGTAACGGCGCAAAGATTATTAGCGTAGATGAGTGTAAAAAGCTTTTAGGTATCGATGAAAATATAAAAATAATAGGCATAACCGGTACGAATGGTAAAACTACGACCGCATGGGCCATCTATGAAACACTTATGCAACTTGGATACAAGTCCGCGCTTTCTGGCACTTGCGGTGCATTTTTGCATTCAAAGCGTATAGATGCAAAGTCATTAACAACAAGTCCGGTTTTGCAAACGCTTGAGTATTTAAAGCAAGCCAATGAGTTTGGTTGTAAGTATTTTGTAATGGAAGTGAGCTCTCACGCTATCGATCAAGATCGCGTCGAGGGGTTAAAGTTTGCTCTTAAAATTTTTACAAATTTAACTCAAGACCATCTTGACTATCATAAAAGCATGCAAGAATACGCCAAAGTTAAGAGTAAATTTTTAAGTGACGATAGTTTAAAGCTAATAAACATCGATGATGAGGGCGGTATAGAGTTTAACCCTATAAATTCATACACATACTCTCTTAAAAAAGACTCGGATTTTGCCTCATTAAAATACGATCTTAAAGACGGCATAAAAGCTCTTATGAAAACTCCAAAAGGCGAATTTGAGCTAGCTTCGTCACTCCAAGGAGAGTTTAACCTCTATAACTTAACGGCGGCTATCGGAGCTATTTTGCTACTTGAGGATGTAAAAATACCATCCCTTAAAGAAGCTATTTATAAATTTAAAGGCGTTGCAGGTCGCATGGAAGTTGTTAGCCAAAAGCCGCTTGTTATTGTTGATTTTGCGCATACGCCAGACGGCATGCAAAAGGTTTTAAATGCGCTTAGACATTTAAATTTGATTGTAATTTTTGGTGCTGGAGGCGATAGGGATAGGACAAAACGACCTAAAATGGGGAAAATAGCGCAACAATACGCTAAAATTTCTATCGTAACAAGTGATAATCCGCGTAGCGAAGAACCCGAGACGATCATAGATGAAATTTGTGCAGGAATGAACATGAACAACACTGTCATTCTTGAAAGCGATCGCAAAAAAGCCATCAAGCTCGGGCTTGATCTTCTTGACAAAGATGATACGTTAGTTATACTTGGTAAAGGCGATGAGGACTATCAGGAGATAAACGGCGTAAAACATCATTTTAGTGATAAAGAGACGGTTTTAGAGCTGCTTAAAATTTAA
- a CDS encoding histidine kinase, producing the protein MIDYKKLGIKNFKKSKFEDAMTYFSLGYAQTKDESLLYLIQLCSLASERPDEAKMLFEYFMGKDILGKTNENFDEILEVLESKIEPDFDIEEQDAISYEDFMEAVWREGNFKKVFENIMFSTKVIISNKDDFLDFLENLIKNNFLEMSMNYLESATVMFGGDERIGALLKEIQKRQDNENFSSK; encoded by the coding sequence TTGATTGATTATAAAAAGTTAGGGATTAAAAATTTTAAGAAGTCAAAATTTGAAGACGCGATGACTTATTTTTCGCTTGGATATGCGCAAACTAAAGATGAAAGCTTGTTATATCTTATCCAGCTTTGCTCACTTGCGAGCGAACGCCCTGATGAGGCAAAAATGCTTTTTGAATATTTCATGGGTAAGGATATCTTAGGTAAGACAAATGAAAATTTTGACGAGATATTGGAAGTTTTAGAGTCTAAGATAGAGCCAGATTTTGATATTGAAGAGCAAGATGCCATAAGCTATGAGGATTTTATGGAAGCGGTTTGGCGTGAAGGAAATTTTAAAAAAGTTTTTGAAAATATAATGTTTTCAACCAAGGTTATAATATCAAACAAAGATGATTTTTTGGATTTTTTAGAAAATTTGATAAAAAATAATTTTCTTGAGATGAGTATGAACTACCTTGAGAGTGCCACAGTGATGTTTGGCGGAGATGAGCGCATAGGTGCACTTTTAAAAGAGATACAAAAGAGACAAGATAATGAAAATTTCTCTAGCAAATAG
- a CDS encoding NifU family protein, with protein sequence MIPFTDEELLKPVGISLQKVLPMLEADGGGMELLGIKNGKVYVRLTGHCHGCAASGTTLKYGVERQLRIDIHPELEVVNIPIGEEVKFD encoded by the coding sequence ATGATACCATTTACAGACGAAGAATTATTAAAACCAGTTGGCATAAGTTTGCAAAAAGTTTTACCTATGCTTGAAGCCGATGGCGGTGGTATGGAGCTTTTAGGTATAAAAAATGGCAAAGTTTATGTAAGACTAACCGGACACTGCCATGGTTGTGCCGCGAGCGGAACTACTTTAAAATACGGTGTAGAACGCCAACTTCGCATAGATATTCATCCTGAACTCGAGGTTGTCAATATACCTATTGGGGAAGAGGTAAAATTTGATTGA